In Vibrio sp. FE10, the following are encoded in one genomic region:
- a CDS encoding porin family protein, translating into MKLFKIATTIIALSTATAAYANTDYSGHRVGLGFTSSEVDHLDSDYSNSDLGNGLKLEYGYDINRIVGVNISMDTSKDDENYGYGYGYDSKVSTLKIDSDIGYAFLLDGFNIKPYGAIGIARVEEKLTLKEPGGNINLKNTETSLLLGTGVRANFDFGLYSDLRFNFIMMDDYDIDQLSITFGYKF; encoded by the coding sequence ATGAAGTTATTTAAAATTGCTACGACAATCATTGCCCTATCTACAGCGACCGCAGCTTATGCAAACACAGACTACTCGGGTCATCGTGTGGGACTAGGTTTTACCTCTAGTGAAGTTGACCACCTTGATTCCGATTACTCTAACAGCGACTTAGGCAATGGCCTGAAGTTAGAGTACGGCTATGACATCAACCGAATTGTTGGTGTGAATATATCGATGGACACAAGCAAAGACGATGAGAATTATGGATATGGCTATGGATACGACTCTAAAGTATCAACGCTGAAAATTGACTCAGATATTGGTTACGCATTTTTACTAGATGGATTTAACATTAAACCTTACGGTGCTATTGGTATTGCTCGTGTCGAGGAAAAGCTCACTTTAAAAGAGCCAGGAGGCAATATTAACCTCAAAAATACAGAGACATCACTTTTGCTCGGTACTGGTGTTAGAGCAAATTTTGATTTTGGTCTATACAGCGATCTTCGCTTCAACTTCATCATGATGGACGATTACGATATCGATCAACTGTCCATCACCTTTGGTTACAAGTTCTAA
- the phoU gene encoding phosphate signaling complex protein PhoU yields the protein MHFGRHISGQFNVELESIRTHVLTMGGLVEQQLSFAMQALHKDDAELAKKVIRDDHKVNAMEVSIDEACTRIIAKRQPTAKDLRLIMAIIKTITDLERIGDVASKIAQGAIEIPSTKEQKFHVSLEPLCRQAITMLHQVLDAFARMDVDAAAEVHKLDDKLDAEYEAVIRQLMTYMMEDPKNIPNILQVMWSARAIERVGDRCQNICEYIIYFVKGKDVRHLGDQSLDDVLR from the coding sequence ATGCATTTTGGTCGCCACATCTCAGGACAGTTTAATGTCGAATTGGAATCTATCCGTACCCACGTATTAACCATGGGTGGGTTGGTAGAGCAGCAGTTGTCCTTTGCGATGCAAGCGCTTCATAAAGATGATGCGGAACTGGCCAAAAAAGTGATTCGTGATGACCACAAAGTGAATGCGATGGAAGTTTCAATCGATGAAGCATGTACTCGTATTATCGCTAAGCGTCAGCCGACCGCAAAAGATCTACGTTTGATTATGGCGATCATCAAAACCATTACCGATCTTGAGCGAATCGGCGATGTTGCCTCAAAAATAGCGCAAGGTGCTATCGAGATCCCTTCAACGAAAGAGCAGAAATTCCATGTATCGCTAGAACCACTGTGTCGACAAGCGATCACTATGCTTCATCAAGTTTTGGATGCTTTTGCGCGAATGGATGTAGATGCCGCGGCAGAAGTACACAAGCTAGATGACAAGCTTGATGCGGAGTACGAAGCGGTGATTCGTCAGCTGATGACATACATGATGGAAGACCCTAAGAACATCCCTAACATCTTACAAGTGATGTGGTCTGCGAGGGCGATTGAACGAGTGGGCGATCGTTGTCAGAATATTTGTGAATACATCATCTATTTCGTGAAAGGCAAAGATGTTCGCCACCTAGGTGATCAAAGCTTAGATGACGTTTTACGATAG